In the genome of Lynx canadensis isolate LIC74 chromosome F1, mLynCan4.pri.v2, whole genome shotgun sequence, one region contains:
- the LOC115505496 gene encoding ubiquitin-like protein FUBI yields MADMQLFVHAQELHTLEVIGQETVAQIKVHVASLEGVAPEDQVVLLAGMPLEDEATLGQCGEEALTTLEVACHRLEGKVHGSLTRAGKVREQTPKVAKQEKEKEKEKEKEKEKEKERG; encoded by the exons ATGGCCGACATGCAGCTTTTTGTCCACGCCCAGGAGCTACACACCCTCGAGGTGATCGGCCAGGAGACGGTCGCCCAGATCAAGGTTCATGTAGCCTCTCTGGAGGGCGTCGCTCCAGAAGATCAAGTCGTGCTCCTGGCAGGCATGCCCCTAGAGGATGAGGCTACCCTGGGTCAGTGCGGAGAAGAGGCTCTGACCACCCTGGAAGTAGCTTGCCACAGGCTTGAAGGTAAAGTCCATGGTTCCCTGACCCGTGCTGGGAAAGTAAGAGAGCAGACTCCTAAGGTGGCCAaacaggagaaggagaaggagaaggagaaggagaaggagaaggagaaggagaagg AACGAGGCTGA